The Micromonas commoda chromosome 16, complete sequence genome has a window encoding:
- a CDS encoding predicted protein: protein MSAPHHAGRSPPRCDPFDLIRDASARGIAPRGDGRERGNAAEPCQREEAAEVEEVEEVGAVGVEPPRPASPTPAAPRALHRTARRERNSSVARAELLEMEREARALRKEEDAWYVRDGICAKVPPRVVREDASRRVNREEPARCRVPRYPPPLPRSLEVVPTIFVLEAKARREEEEVSAQKRRALAAAWAKVKSVAASSRARAAALATERARDEAERARAEAEEAVLAARAARDSLEKIQTRVRGSDERFR from the coding sequence ATGTCCGCGCCTCATCACGCCGGGAGGAGCCCCCCGCGGTGCGACCCCTTCGACCtcatccgcgacgcgagcgcgcgcgggatcgcgccgcgaggcgacgggcgcgaacgaggaAACGCGGCCGAGCCGTGTCaaagggaggaggcggcggaggttgaggaggTTGAGGAGGTTGGGGCGGTTGGGGTGGAACCTCCGcgaccggcgtcgccgacgcccgccgcgccgcgcgccctccaccgGACCGCACGCCGCGAAAGGAACAgctcggtcgcgcgcgcggagctcctggagatggagcgcgaggctcgagcgCTCCGAAAAGAAGAGGACGCGTGGTATGTAAGAGACGGTATATGCGCAAAGGTCCCACCGCGAGTTGttcgcgaggacgcgtcgcgtcgagtaAACCGAGAAGAacccgcgcggtgccgcGTCCCGAGgtatccgccgccgctcccgaggTCCCTCGAGGTGGTGCCGACGATCTTCGTCCTCGAAGCcaaggcgcggcgcgaggaggaggaggtgagcGCACAGAAGCggcgcgctctcgccgcggcgtgggccAAGGTcaagtccgtcgccgcgtcgtcgcgggcgagggccgccgcgctcgcgacggaacgcgcgcgggacgaggcggaacgcgcgcgagcggaggcggaggaggcggttttagcggcgagggcggcgcgggataGCCTCGAAAAGATCCAGACGCGTGTGAGAGGTTCCGATGAGAGGTTCCGATGA
- a CDS encoding predicted protein yields the protein MGRHALRAVTSADVAALLPPAREPGARCFTAACVAPGGNRFYLGDDEGAVVACRVVRGMENAGGELGASVRVDAVANVVDDDIVNHAPFEDSDDDDDDDDDDGRELSLRVMQLEYLPSMHALVALTPRRGVTIHHLSHHGSNASDVTIRSGRVSGTSGAVAFALDASGAHPSCVAVSRAGKNRSVTFREIVRQDDYERQNPSFGDRPRRFKPRATAVPFGRDVRLGAAHPALSLTWHADVAKLVVGNGRWYHLVDARDGACADVVPMNSMGSDRRTESLETSRRFPTTFAIVEGDGSRAVVCVTGTRAAVVSPLGEPAGKALRLGGDSPGGDSPGGAYSLAFAAPYLVAAPVRGSAPAAVFDRAVSNGEHIAEGVEPVQFLSLFDGAARDGTTHVAGEGVAGTLVACSGSLVEVYAKAPVIAQVKGMLSTPGWWEPATRLADAQREDLDHSCDERNRVALDEGAEGAEGAEEDTFSSPPPWIVAHAEAGFCAARALDFASACVHWRRAGDKIVRPVEDVARTFLPRLLPRPPEEETVSSSGVVSPEVSSLGVAASSRHEGAGSVRRRRFWNLAPPPADLDSLVSATMRAMAAGTTRAARRSVAPITGDVRTGGVITGPIAPIDPNVVHPITHPAHTRWDTANPKKDRPNESLGPEDSTGGSTFDETLLRAKRALSSYLSAHRTNAPGFELNTVCLALWAECGECDALEQTLASFANAFEVVTGEQGVKKNAKSRPYDADVVKDACRRNSRWHALAILLDTHGRRPRGERDETDAVETWRALANGEKREGGDFTFISGDGTSNVGGADLLGGAVRRLGARRVGCDFATAALVRVADDFANRRTDDEIRLFAERHLAWIADANPRNALELLTHPRIGACVPTRTALRVLDESPACGTAEPAEYLRAMMASFASGAFVRRGPSDIDAKDLQTKYALALVNAARDPNVASGAHRDHATELHNFLSSYSDGPCDAAVVARAIDPRGLTESDARGDLRGCKSLVSRDGEALGADPCTIRGFESHLVLLRRRLGDHAAAIRLILDVITHEGGVAGAEAAAEKYVERCQSGRAARRTVRLLGEIDHGIAGGESRTGTWRGDGDADVTAALLNAYVRRSTPPRWAQAARVVSNPNVRVDVDGALAMLPMHGGAEGAEGVALFERAVRRRDAANRAAEAARREAREAAEAEARSG from the coding sequence atGGGGCGacacgcgctccgcgcggtgacgtccgcggacgtcgccgcgctccttccacccgcgcgcgagcccggcgcccgatgcttcaccgccgcgtgcgtcgcaCCGGGCGGAAACCGATTCTACCTcggagacgacgagggcgccgtcgtggcGTGCCGAGTCGTCCGCGGGATGGagaacgcgggcggcgagctcggcgcgagcgtgcgcgtcgacgccgtcgcgaacgtggtggacgacgacatcgtcaaCCACGCGCCCTTTGaggactccgacgacgacgacgacgacgacgacgacgacggtcgTGAGCTGTCGCTGCGCGTCATGCAGCTCGAGTACCTCCCGTCGatgcacgcgctcgtcgcgctcacgcCGAGACGGGGCGTGACGATACACCACCTCTCTCATCACGGGTCGAACGCGTCTGACGTGACGATCCGCAGCGGGCGCGTCTCGGGAacgtccggcgcggtcgccttcgcgctcgacgcgtccggcgcgcatCCGAGCTGCGTCGCCGTGTCCCGAGCAGGCAAGAACCGATCCGTGACGTTTCGCGAGATCGTCCGCCAAGACGACTACGAGCGCCAAAACCCATCGTTTggcgatcgcccgcgccggttcAAAcctcgcgccaccgccgtgcCGTTCGGGAGagacgtccgcctcggcgcggcgcacccggCGCTGTCGCTGACGTGGCACGCGGACGTGGCGAAGCTCGTGGTCGGCAACGGCCGGTGGTACCacctcgtggacgcgcgcgacggcgcgtgcgcggacgtcgtgccGATGAACTCGATGGGATCTGATCGCCGCACGGAGTCTCTAGAAACATCGAGAAGGTTTCCGACGACGTTTGCCATCGTCGAAGGGGACGGGTCACGCGCGGTGGTGTGCGtgacggggacgcgcgcggcggtggtgtcgCCGCTCGGAGAACCCGCGGGAAAAGCGCTTCGACtgggcggtgactcaccgggcggtgactcaccgggcggcgcgtaCTCCctggcgttcgccgcgccgtacctcgtcgccgcgcccgtgcgtgggtcggctcccgcggcggtgttcgaccgcgccgtctcAAACGGCGAGCACATAGCGGAGGGAGTCGAACCCGTGCAGTTCCTCTCGCtgttcgacggcgccgcgcgtgatGGAACGAcacacgtcgccggcgagggcgtcgcggggacgCTGGTGGCGTGCTCCGGGTCTTTGGTCGAGGTGTACGCGAAAGCGCCCGTGATTGCGCAGGTGAAGGGCATGCtgtcgacgccggggtggtgggagccggcgacgcggctggcggacgcgcagcgcgaggatTTGGATCATTCTTGCGACGAACGCAACCGAGTGGCCTTggacgagggtgccgagggtgccgagggtgccgaggaggacaCGTTCagttcgccaccgccgtggatcgtcgcgcacgccgaggctggcttctgcgcggcgagggcgctggacTTTGCATCGGCGTGCGTTCACTGGCGTCGAGCGGGTGATAAAATCGTGAGACCCGTGGAGGACGTGGCGAGGACGTTTCTGCCCAGGCTGCTTCCCCGgccgccggaggaggagacggtTTCTTCTTCCGGGGTGGTTTCGCCCGAGGTTTCTTCTTTaggggtggcggcgtcgagtcgGCATGAGGGCGCCGGCAGTGTTCGAAGGAGGAGGTTTTGGAAcctggcgccgccccccgcggactTGGACAGCTTggtctcggcgacgatgcgcgcgatggcggcggggacgacgcgagccgctcgcCGGAGCGTCGCGCCCATCACGGGCGACGTCCGCACGGGCGGCGTCATCACGGGCCCCATCGCGCCCATCGATCCAAACGTGGTGCATCCGATCACGCATCCGGCGCACACGCGTTGGGACACCGCAAATCCAAAGAAGGACCGACCGAATGAATCCCTCGGGCCCGAGGATTCGACCGGGGGTTCGACTTTCGACGAGACGCTCCTtcgcgcgaagcgcgcgctgTCGTCGTACCTCTCCGCGCACCGAACAAACGCGCCTGGGTTCGAGCTGAACACCGTGTGCCTCGCGCTTTGGGCGGAGTGCGGGGAATGCGACGCTTTGGAACAAACGCTGGCGTCCTTCGCGAACGCGTTCGAAGTCGTCACCGGTGAACAGGGCGTTAAAAAAAACGCCAAATCCCGCCcgtacgacgcggacgtcgtcaaGGACGCGTGCAGGCGCAACTCCAGGTGGCACGCCCTGGCGATTCTGCTCGATACGCAcgggaggcggccgcggggggaacgcgacgagacggacgcggtggagacgtggcgcgcgctcgcgaatgGGGAGAAGAGGGAGGGGGGGGATTTTACTTTTATTTCGGGGGACGGGACGAGCAACGTAGGGGGTGCCGACCTACTAGGGGGTGCCGTGCGAAGGCTCGGCGCGCGAAGGGTCGGGTGCGacttcgcgacggcggcgctcgttcgcgtcgcggatgATTTCGCGAATCGTCGGACGGATGACGAAATCCGGCTCTTCGCGGAACGACACCTGGCGtggatcgccgacgcgaacccccgaaacgcgctcgagctgctcACGCACCCGCGaatcggcgcgtgcgtcccTACACGCACGGCGCTTCGCGTCCTGGACGAATCCCCGGCGTGCGGAACCGCGGAACCCGCGGAGTACCTCCGAGCGATGATGGCGTCGTTTGCGAGTGGCGCCTTCGTTCGTCGGGGCCCCTCGGATATCGACGCCAAAGATTTGCAAACCAAGTACGCTCTGGCGCTCGTTAACGCCGCCAGGGACCCTAACGTCGCCAGCGGCGCGCACCGGGACCACGCCACGGAGCTTCATAACTTCTTGAGCTCATACTCGGACGGcccgtgcgacgccgcggtcgtcgcgagggcgatcGACCCGCGGGGACTCACCGAATCCGACGCCAGGGGCGATTTACGCGGCTGTAAAAGTCTCGTCAGTCGGGACGGCGaagcgctcggcgcggatccGTGCACAATCCGCGGGTTCGAGTCCCACCTGGTGCTGCTCcgccggcggctcggcgaccacgccgcggcgattcGTCTCATACTGGACGTTATAACGCACGAgggaggcgtcgccggcgcggaagccgcggcggagaagtaCGTCGAGCGGTGTCAATCCGGCAGGGCCGCGAGGAGAACCGTTCGGTTATTGGGCGAAATCGATCACGggatcgcgggcggcgaaTCGCGAACGGGCAcgtggcgcggcgacggcgacgcggacgtgaccgccgcgctgtTGAACGCGTACgtgaggcgctcgacgccgccgcggtgggcgcaggcggcgagggtggtgTCCAACCCCAACGTcagggtcgacgtcgacggcgcgctcgcgatgctCCCGATGCatgggggtgccgagggtgccgagggcgtcgcgctgttCGAGAGGGCCGTGCGGCgcagggacgcggcgaatcgcgcggcggaggcggcgcggagggaggcgcgggaggcggcggaggcggaggcgcgatcGGGGTGA
- a CDS encoding predicted protein: MAAPNVRATFQAGRGANPPLVVLVHGLESFSGTWDAVRARCASPDGPHRHRAPSILALDLRGHGLTPVGDEDDFSPAALAADVVACARAHMTAHGAGGKDTFTIVGHSMGSRVALRAAADFPDAVDHVVVEDMDCSIRRAPKFDHDALRRCVLTAPTREEVVANLAAAMPDVMTRERCEGYAARGRIIETSAGEWTSLVNPLGYALAYERVLAVDDAALAVKQIERFAAMRQPAPIVHLWRAPFDEPGTCAEKDGLGGVEWILQRDGSSEWRVRDCVFENAEHSVHNTRVEAFTDAMVALVMDGTDAPERL, from the coding sequence atGGCCGCGCCGAACGTCCGCGCCACCTTCCAGGCCGGCAGAGGCGCGAACCctccgctcgtcgtcctcgtccacggtCTCGAATCCTTCTCCGGGACGTGGGACGCGGTCCGCGCCAGGTGCGCGTCCCCCGACGGGCCCCATCGGCACAGGGCGCCTAGCATCCTCGCCTTGGACCTCCGCGGCCACGGGCTGACGCCCGtaggggacgaggacgatttctccccggcggcgctcgccgcggacgtcgtcgcgtgcgcgcgcgcacaCATGACCGCACATGGAGCCGGCGGCAAGGACACGTTCACGATCGTCGGGCACTCGAtgggctcgcgcgtcgcgctgcgagcggcggcggatttTCCCGATGCCGTCgaccacgtcgtcgtcgaggacatGGACTGCTCgatccggcgcgcgcccaaGTTCGACCACGACGCGCTCAGGCGATGCGTCCTGACCGCACccacgcgcgaggaggtggtcgcgaacctcgccgcaGCCATGCCGGACGTCATGACCCGCGAACGATGCGAGGGCtacgccgcgcggggacgcaTCATAGAAACTTCGGCCGGTGAGTGGACGTCGCTGGTCAATCCGCTGGGGTACGCGCTGGCGTACGAGCGCgtgctcgcggtggacgacgccgcgctcgccgtcaaGCAGATCGAgcggttcgcggcgatgcgccaGCCCGCGCCAATCGTGCACCTGTGGCGAGCGCCGTTCGACGAGCCCGGCACGTGCGCCGAGAAGGATGGGTTGGGCGGCGTGGAGTGGATACTTCAAAGGGACGGGTCGAGCGAGTGGAGGGTGCGGGACTGCGTGTTCGAGAACGCGGAGCACAGCGTGCACAACACCCGGGTAGAGGCGTTCACGGACGCGATGGTGGCGCTGGTCATggacgggacggacgcgcccgagcgGCTGTGA
- a CDS encoding predicted protein: protein MPGSVVTVQLGQCGNQVGAELFDTLSAEIDAHPARDRAGIRRAFFREPHRDEHDADVSGASTSYMAPVARAVLIDMEPKVVQSSLRRARKTGRWRYDGDRTLAFQSGSGNNWARGYHTYGDAVRHDVLDLVAKEAEACDHMGGFVLMQSMAGGTGAGLGAYVADALRDEYPTSTLMNHCVWPYESGEVIVQAYNTLLTLSSLLDSSDGVAIVQNEELHQTCVKLLGVERPTFGDMNAVAASQLAGVLLPAARRDPAGGTPGGGGSGRGLANLHDLSMDLCCHSKTRLLSLRQTPTMPPKSVEFTTFQWPSLLKRTRQMLLTGTTLEEGLDWGLEPGAVTGRAVTGRVATKSIASMLFLRGRDADVADATPMADPRLYPTWSPSPLTVAWSPTRFNGYEMCATTLTNCQTSCPPIGRMLARAYQMRDAGAYLHQYEEHGVGVDGFEEAFGRVEDVLAAYRTL from the exons atgccCGGGAGCGTCGTCACCGTCCAGCTGGGGCAGTGCGGCAACCAGGTTGGCGCCGAGCTCTTCGACACCCTGAGcgccgagatcgacgcgcatcccgcgcgcgaccgcgcgggcaTCCGCCGAGCTTTCTTCCGCGAGCCGCACCGGGACGagcacgacgccgacgtcagcggcgcgtccacgtcctaCATGGCGCCGGTCGCCAGGGCGGTGCTGATCGACATGGAGCCCAAGGTGGTTCAGTCGTcgctgcgacgcgcgagaaAGACGGGCCGTTGGCGGTACGACGGCGACCGAACCCTCGCGTTCCAGTCGGGTTCGGGCAACAACTGGGCGCGCGGGTACCACAcgtacggcgacgccgttcgccacgacgtcctcgacctcgtcgccaaggAAGCCGAGGCGTGCGATCACATGGGCGGCTTCGTGCTCATGCAGTCCATGGCtggcggcaccggcgccgggctgGGCGCGTACGTGGCGGATGCGTTACGCGACGAGTACCCCACGTCGACGTTGATGAACCACTGCGTGTGGCCGTacgagagcggcgaggtGATCGTCCAGGCGTACAACACGCTGTTAACGCTGTCGTCGCTGCTCGACAgcagcgacggcgtcgcgatcgttCAAAACGAG GAGCTGCATCAGACGTGCGTCAAGTTGCTCGGCGTGGAGAGGCCGACGTTCGGGGATAtgaacgccgtcgccgcgtcgcagctGGCGGGGGTGCtgctcccggcggcgcgaagggacccggcggggggcacgccgggcggcggagggtccGGCAGGGGACTCGCGAACCTGCACGACTTGTCGATGGACCTGTGCTGCCACTCGAAGACTCGGTTGCTTTCGCTGCGGCAAacgccgacgatgccgccAAAGAGCGTTGAGTTTACCACGTTCCAGTGGCCGTCGCTGCTGAAGCGAACGCGGCAGATGCTGctgacggggacgacgctgGAGGAGGGTCTGGACTGGGGGTTAGAACCCggggcggtgactggtcgggcggtgactggtcgggTGGCGACTAAATCGATCGCGTCGATGTTGTTTCTTCGCGGGCGAGACGCGGACGttgcggacgcgacgccgatggcggACCCGAGGCTCTACCCGACCtggtccccgtccccgctcACGGTGGCGtggtcgccgacgaggttcAACGGGTACGAGatgtgcgcgacgacgctgacCAACTGCCAGACGAGCTGCCCGCCGATCGGGAGAATGCTCGCTCGGGCGTATCAGATGAGGGACGCGGGAGCGTACCTGCACCAGTACGAGGAGCACGGCGTGGGGGTGGACGGGTTCGAGGAGGCGttcgggcgcgtcgaggacgtcttGGCCGCGTACAGGACTTTGTGA